The Mucilaginibacter yixingensis genome window below encodes:
- a CDS encoding type II toxin-antitoxin system RelE/ParE family toxin, whose protein sequence is MSSIFSVKINEKALHELEASVKWYEEELPGLGERFFVAVREKIRLIVKGPYLYKSLNEKYRQAVLADFPFVIVYWINEQQQIIIISAIFHTSRRPNKRIRK, encoded by the coding sequence ATGAGTTCAATATTTAGTGTCAAAATAAACGAAAAGGCGCTTCACGAACTTGAGGCATCTGTTAAGTGGTATGAAGAAGAACTTCCCGGTTTGGGTGAGCGTTTTTTTGTCGCGGTACGCGAAAAAATCAGGCTGATTGTAAAAGGCCCGTATTTGTATAAATCTTTAAATGAAAAATATCGTCAGGCCGTCTTGGCGGATTTCCCTTTCGTAATTGTTTATTGGATAAATGAACAACAGCAGATCATTATTATTTCGGCTATCTTCCATACTAGCCGCCGTCCCAATAAGAGGATTAGAAAATAA
- a CDS encoding APC family permease, protein MPAQPKPRKLRTLQLVTVIFFTVSGGPFGLEALLGYAHEHAALLLLLVTPLLWDIPAMFMVLELNSMMPVTGGYYQWVKHALGMRWGLFEGWWTWLYTFADLAIYPVLFVMYASYFVPIEGVWKVAMCLLIIWGSAGINILGIVPVGKVAQLLSIIVIAPFILLFVIFAQRHTGSFALPAPSLKGLPYPSLGSAIYIVMWNCFGWDNVTTYADEVERPERAYLRSVFMAFLLMMVVYVGVIITAQLSHIGYKEFAEKGMPALGELVAGRWLGIVLSIGGMASAIGLYAANLLAVSRLPKVMADDELMPARLHALHPRFGTPYVSIIVCSVVISLMTFWDFGDLVIIDVTIYGAGLFLEYITLIKMRIREPSRPRPFRVPLSTTWLCALLILPVGVYSIALSGVMIAQGNALKPALFAIGCLLSAEVVWRIVLWRKPHLRA, encoded by the coding sequence ATGCCTGCTCAACCCAAGCCGCGCAAGCTGCGCACGTTACAATTAGTTACCGTTATCTTTTTCACCGTATCTGGCGGGCCGTTTGGGTTGGAAGCATTGCTAGGCTATGCGCATGAGCACGCGGCACTGTTGTTACTATTGGTTACGCCCCTGCTATGGGATATCCCCGCCATGTTTATGGTGCTGGAACTAAACAGCATGATGCCCGTTACCGGCGGCTATTATCAATGGGTGAAGCATGCCCTAGGCATGAGGTGGGGATTATTTGAGGGCTGGTGGACCTGGCTCTATACCTTTGCCGACCTGGCCATTTATCCCGTGCTGTTTGTAATGTACGCCAGCTATTTTGTACCCATTGAAGGCGTATGGAAGGTGGCGATGTGCCTGCTCATCATCTGGGGATCGGCCGGGATTAATATTTTGGGCATTGTGCCTGTAGGTAAAGTGGCGCAGTTGCTGAGCATTATTGTGATAGCTCCGTTCATCCTGCTATTCGTCATTTTTGCGCAGCGACATACGGGTAGTTTTGCGCTACCTGCGCCGTCATTAAAAGGCCTACCGTATCCTTCGCTGGGCTCGGCTATTTATATTGTGATGTGGAATTGCTTCGGGTGGGACAATGTAACCACTTATGCTGATGAGGTGGAACGCCCTGAGCGAGCTTACCTGCGCTCGGTTTTTATGGCATTTTTGCTGATGATGGTGGTATACGTCGGTGTGATTATTACGGCTCAGCTATCGCATATCGGGTATAAAGAGTTTGCAGAAAAGGGTATGCCTGCACTGGGCGAACTGGTGGCTGGCCGGTGGTTGGGCATTGTGCTTTCTATTGGCGGCATGGCCAGTGCCATTGGGTTGTATGCGGCCAATTTACTGGCCGTATCGCGCCTGCCAAAAGTTATGGCCGATGATGAGCTGATGCCAGCAAGATTACATGCCCTGCACCCGCGTTTCGGCACCCCGTATGTATCAATCATCGTTTGCTCCGTTGTTATCAGCCTAATGACTTTCTGGGATTTTGGCGATCTGGTGATCATCGATGTAACCATCTACGGCGCCGGTCTGTTCCTGGAATATATCACCTTGATAAAAATGCGCATCCGGGAACCAAGTCGTCCACGGCCGTTCCGCGTTCCGTTGTCCACAACGTGGCTGTGCGCGTTACTTATCTTGCCGGTGGGCGTTTACAGCATTGCGCTTTCCGGCGTGATGATAGCACAGGGCAATGCACTTAAACCGGCATTATTTGCCATTGGCTGCCTGCTGAGCGCCGAGGTAGTTTGGCGCATTGTGCTATGGCGGAAGCCGCATTTACGGGCGTGA
- a CDS encoding pirin family protein, translated as MANTVLHKADTRGFANHGWLQSHQSFSFANYYNPERIHFGALRVLNDDTVLGGGGFGKHPHDNMEIISIPLSGDLEHKDSMGNTAVIRNGDIQVMSAGTGIYHSEYNKDANEAVKFLQIWVFPNQRNVEPRYDQVTLDPADRHNKLQQVLSPNPDDAGVWVYQQAWFHLGEFDKGVSTTYQMKAEGDGVYVFVLKGDVKVNDQVVNTRDGFGIWNTGEFTITAESDAEFLLMEVPMEFKY; from the coding sequence ATGGCAAACACCGTATTACATAAAGCCGACACTCGTGGTTTTGCAAACCATGGCTGGCTGCAAAGTCACCAATCATTCAGCTTCGCAAACTATTACAATCCTGAAAGGATTCACTTTGGCGCACTGCGCGTTCTGAATGACGATACCGTATTGGGTGGCGGCGGCTTTGGTAAACACCCGCATGATAACATGGAGATTATCTCTATCCCGCTCAGCGGCGATTTAGAGCACAAAGACAGCATGGGCAATACCGCCGTTATCCGCAATGGCGATATACAGGTGATGAGCGCCGGCACCGGCATTTACCACAGCGAGTATAATAAAGATGCTAACGAAGCGGTAAAATTTCTGCAGATCTGGGTATTCCCTAATCAGCGCAATGTGGAACCAAGGTATGACCAGGTAACATTGGATCCGGCCGATCGTCATAACAAACTGCAACAGGTATTGTCGCCCAACCCCGATGATGCCGGTGTGTGGGTTTACCAGCAAGCCTGGTTTCACCTGGGCGAGTTTGATAAAGGCGTAAGCACCACTTACCAGATGAAAGCTGAAGGCGATGGCGTTTACGTTTTCGTACTGAAAGGCGATGTAAAAGTGAACGACCAGGTGGTGAACACCCGCGACGGCTTCGGCATCTGGAACACCGGCGAGTTTACCATCACTGCCGAAAGTGACGCAGAGTTTCTGCTGATGGAAGTACCAATGGAATTTAAATACTAA
- the recQ gene encoding DNA helicase RecQ translates to MTTPAQALQKYFGYSSFRHQQEAIVQQLLNKGDAMVLMPTGGGKSICYQLPAVLLGGLTIVISPLIALMKDQVDALNVTGIPAAYLNSTQSSAEQSDIIQRLRSGEIKLLYLAPERLFKSESRLTDFLKSLSVSLIAIDEAHCISHWGHDFRPEYLMLAGLKTEFPNIPVIALTATADQLTRKDILEKLNLHNPAQFVSSFNRANINYTVAPKKNSTGQLLDFLDKHKEDSGIIYCLSRQSTEDLAAQLQREGFSAEAYHAGLSNDVKARNQEAFLRDEVRIMVATIAFGMGINKSNVRYVVHMDLPRNIEGYYQETGRAGRDGLPSEALLFFSAGDAFKLQRFAQVEDNPEQTRIMLRKLDDMVQYCQLQSCRRQYLLKYFNEDFPGHCGSCDVCLSEFEKFDGTVIAQKALSAVARLKERFGMGYVIDLLRGSNSAKLREEHKQLKTYGAGADISKADWQRHLRELIQLGYLQTSQDAYPVLQLTERSDAVLKGLEKIELTLSQSTEETHQPETPPHEAPLFNQLKNQRRDLAERENVPAYIVLSDATLMELATYLPQSLPELRQISGFGELKLQRYGEAFLNIIIPYCQANGLTSKIAERTTKRARERKPKPKTTGASNTQQESFNLYKSGKSFEEIAKQRDLSPQTVQNHLCAFITTGELDISTFVSAQKLPVIADAVESYGSEYLSPLKEVLGDDYSYLEIRAVISWMKREMNQDS, encoded by the coding sequence ATGACCACCCCGGCCCAGGCCTTACAGAAATACTTTGGTTACAGCAGTTTCCGCCATCAGCAGGAGGCTATTGTACAGCAATTGCTCAATAAAGGTGATGCCATGGTGTTGATGCCAACCGGTGGGGGCAAATCTATTTGTTACCAGTTACCTGCTGTTCTGCTGGGCGGATTGACCATTGTTATTTCCCCACTCATCGCGCTGATGAAGGACCAGGTAGATGCACTGAATGTTACCGGCATCCCGGCTGCTTACCTCAACTCCACTCAGAGCAGTGCAGAGCAAAGCGATATTATCCAGCGACTGCGCAGCGGCGAAATCAAACTACTTTACCTGGCTCCGGAACGACTGTTTAAATCTGAAAGCCGGTTAACGGATTTTTTGAAATCGCTCAGCGTATCGCTCATTGCTATTGACGAGGCGCACTGTATCTCGCACTGGGGGCATGATTTTCGTCCGGAATATTTGATGCTGGCCGGACTGAAAACAGAGTTTCCGAATATCCCGGTCATCGCATTAACGGCAACAGCAGATCAGCTGACCCGAAAAGACATTTTGGAGAAACTGAACCTGCATAACCCGGCTCAGTTTGTATCGTCGTTCAACCGCGCTAATATCAATTACACTGTCGCACCCAAAAAGAACAGTACCGGCCAATTGCTGGATTTTCTGGATAAGCACAAAGAAGATTCGGGCATTATATATTGCTTGTCTCGCCAGTCTACCGAAGACCTGGCCGCACAACTACAACGAGAAGGTTTTTCTGCCGAGGCTTATCATGCCGGACTCAGTAATGATGTAAAAGCCCGCAACCAGGAAGCTTTCCTGCGCGATGAGGTGCGCATTATGGTAGCGACCATTGCCTTTGGCATGGGCATCAATAAATCAAACGTGCGCTATGTGGTGCACATGGATCTGCCTAGGAATATTGAGGGTTATTACCAGGAAACCGGTCGTGCCGGGCGCGATGGACTGCCGTCTGAGGCCCTGCTGTTTTTCTCGGCGGGTGATGCATTTAAGCTGCAGCGCTTTGCACAGGTGGAAGATAACCCCGAGCAAACCCGTATTATGTTGCGCAAGCTGGACGACATGGTGCAGTATTGCCAGTTACAAAGTTGCCGCCGACAGTATCTGCTTAAATATTTTAATGAAGATTTCCCCGGTCATTGCGGCTCATGTGATGTTTGCCTGAGCGAGTTTGAAAAGTTTGACGGCACGGTGATTGCCCAGAAAGCCCTCTCGGCTGTGGCCCGCCTGAAAGAGCGTTTCGGCATGGGTTATGTAATCGATCTGCTGCGTGGCTCAAACAGCGCCAAACTTCGGGAAGAACATAAACAGTTAAAAACATATGGAGCAGGGGCCGATATCAGCAAAGCCGACTGGCAACGTCACCTGCGCGAACTGATCCAACTGGGCTACCTGCAAACCAGTCAGGATGCCTACCCGGTACTGCAATTGACTGAGCGTAGCGATGCGGTGCTGAAAGGGTTGGAAAAAATCGAACTCACCCTGTCACAAAGCACCGAAGAAACGCATCAACCCGAAACTCCACCGCACGAGGCCCCGTTATTCAATCAGCTCAAAAACCAGCGCCGCGACCTGGCCGAGCGGGAAAACGTACCGGCCTACATCGTGCTTTCAGACGCCACGCTGATGGAGCTGGCCACGTACCTGCCGCAGTCTTTACCAGAATTACGCCAGATATCAGGCTTTGGCGAACTGAAATTGCAACGTTATGGCGAGGCATTTCTCAACATCATTATCCCATATTGCCAGGCAAACGGATTGACATCAAAAATTGCCGAGCGCACTACGAAACGAGCGCGCGAACGTAAGCCTAAACCAAAAACAACCGGCGCCAGCAACACGCAACAGGAAAGTTTCAACCTCTACAAATCGGGCAAAAGCTTTGAGGAGATAGCCAAACAGCGCGATCTATCGCCCCAAACTGTTCAAAACCACCTTTGTGCCTTTATTACCACCGGCGAACTGGATATCAGCACCTTTGTATCGGCCCAAAAACTCCCGGTTATTGCCGATGCGGTGGAGAGTTATGGCAGTGAATACCTATCACCATTAAAGGAAGTTTTGGGTGATGATTACAGTTATCTGGAGATTAGGGCGGTAATTAGCTGGATGAAGCGGGAGATGAACCAGGATTCGTAG
- the hemH gene encoding ferrochelatase, with amino-acid sequence MAKKGVLLVNLGTPDSAATPDVRKYLNEFLMDGRVIDINPVSRALLVRGVITPFRAPKSAKLYKEIWSAETGSPLLYYSVRQQELLQKRLGDEYMVELAMRYQTPSIEAALDRLKAALVEDIRVIALFPQYASASTGSVYEKVMRLVGQWPTIPNISFINSFHDNPLMIEAFAQNAQKHQPEQFDHVLFSFHGLPQRQLVKCDHTHNHCLKSADCCQTLTDVNKFCYSAQSYDTARLIAQKMGLKKEQYTVCFQSRLGSDPWVQPYTSVVIEDLAKQGKKKLLVFCPAFVADCLETVYEVSVEYDGEFKQHGGEHVQLVESLNDNPLFIDALEGMVKNR; translated from the coding sequence ATGGCTAAAAAAGGAGTATTACTGGTTAATTTAGGTACGCCCGACAGCGCGGCTACGCCCGATGTGCGTAAATACCTGAACGAGTTTTTGATGGATGGGCGTGTGATCGATATCAACCCGGTATCGCGCGCATTGCTGGTACGCGGGGTGATTACGCCATTCCGCGCGCCGAAATCGGCAAAGTTGTATAAAGAAATCTGGTCGGCCGAGACAGGTTCTCCCCTGCTTTACTATAGCGTCCGCCAGCAGGAATTGCTGCAAAAGCGCCTTGGAGATGAGTATATGGTAGAGCTGGCTATGCGCTACCAAACCCCATCTATTGAGGCGGCTTTAGATCGATTGAAGGCTGCGCTGGTAGAAGATATCCGTGTAATTGCCCTGTTCCCGCAGTATGCATCGGCCAGTACCGGCTCGGTGTATGAGAAGGTGATGCGTTTGGTGGGTCAGTGGCCTACTATTCCTAATATCTCGTTTATCAACTCTTTCCATGATAACCCGTTGATGATTGAGGCTTTTGCCCAAAACGCCCAGAAACATCAGCCTGAGCAATTTGACCATGTCCTGTTCAGCTTCCACGGCTTGCCGCAACGCCAGCTGGTGAAGTGTGACCATACCCACAATCACTGCCTGAAATCGGCCGATTGCTGCCAGACGTTGACTGATGTGAATAAGTTCTGTTATTCAGCGCAATCATATGACACCGCACGGTTGATTGCCCAAAAAATGGGATTGAAGAAAGAGCAGTACACGGTATGCTTTCAATCTCGCCTGGGTAGCGATCCATGGGTGCAGCCATACACCAGCGTGGTGATTGAAGACCTGGCCAAACAAGGTAAAAAGAAACTGCTGGTATTTTGTCCCGCCTTTGTGGCCGATTGCCTGGAAACCGTATATGAGGTTTCTGTGGAGTACGATGGCGAGTTTAAACAGCACGGCGGTGAGCACGTGCAGCTGGTAGAAAGCCTGAACGATAACCCCCTATTTATTGATGCCCTGGAGGGGATGGTGAAGAACAGGTAA
- a CDS encoding addiction module protein, whose protein sequence is MSIAEIKQKLHEYIDTAEDEQLLEAVYDLLENGGSPERNSLTAEQWEELDRRMEEYQNGSAKIYDWEDAAKKIESSLKKK, encoded by the coding sequence ATGAGTATTGCCGAAATTAAACAAAAGCTGCATGAGTATATAGATACCGCTGAAGATGAGCAGTTGCTTGAGGCGGTTTATGATCTACTTGAAAATGGCGGGTCCCCGGAGCGAAATAGTTTGACTGCCGAGCAATGGGAAGAGCTTGATCGCCGTATGGAAGAGTATCAGAATGGCTCGGCTAAAATTTATGATTGGGAAGATGCTGCCAAAAAGATAGAGAGCTCGTTAAAGAAAAAATGA
- a CDS encoding class I SAM-dependent methyltransferase has product MQNSDISASAQKARYGVDAPGVIRNLFLSGVGLFLIIIFFPVIRIGNVQILTPGLVWMASFLVIGGLLMLFYSLKGKFIHRDRMLGLHQWQGDEQVLDVGTGKGLLMIGAAKHLTTGKSIGIDIWNTEDLSGNNYENANNNAAVEGVADRVQILNENAMEMSFDDNNFDVIVTNQVIHNIYNKAGRQRACEEIARVLKPGGKAIISDWKHMNEYLEHFNGLGLRTKMLTANYLTTYPPLKILVVKK; this is encoded by the coding sequence ATGCAAAACTCCGATATCTCTGCCTCCGCACAAAAAGCCCGTTACGGCGTAGATGCGCCGGGCGTAATCCGCAATCTGTTCTTATCGGGAGTAGGGTTATTTCTCATTATTATTTTTTTTCCGGTTATCCGTATTGGCAATGTACAGATCCTTACCCCCGGACTGGTATGGATGGCCTCGTTTCTGGTAATTGGCGGTTTGCTGATGCTGTTTTACTCGCTTAAAGGAAAATTTATCCATCGCGACCGTATGCTCGGTCTGCACCAATGGCAAGGCGATGAGCAGGTGCTGGATGTAGGCACAGGCAAAGGTTTATTAATGATTGGCGCCGCTAAACATTTAACCACGGGTAAGTCTATCGGTATTGATATCTGGAACACGGAAGACCTGAGCGGCAACAACTATGAAAATGCCAATAACAATGCCGCTGTAGAAGGCGTGGCCGATCGTGTGCAGATTCTCAACGAAAATGCCATGGAGATGAGCTTTGACGATAACAATTTTGATGTGATTGTTACCAACCAGGTTATCCACAACATTTACAATAAGGCCGGCAGGCAACGGGCTTGTGAAGAAATTGCGCGGGTATTGAAGCCAGGCGGCAAAGCCATTATATCAGACTGGAAACATATGAACGAGTATCTAGAACATTTTAACGGTCTGGGACTAAGAACAAAAATGCTGACTGCTAATTATTTGACCACCTACCCTCCGTTGAAAATTTTGGTGGTGAAGAAGTGA
- a CDS encoding 3-deoxy-D-manno-octulosonic acid transferase, which produces MLLIYNIANYIYYLLIKLVSFFNKKAAQWIDGRKNQAVNTHQNSIWFHFASLGEFEQGRPVLERLKIVYPDRPIVISFFSPSGYEIRKNTPLADAVYYLPLDTRANARRFIAAINPSMAIFTKYEYWYYYFNELQKQQVPLYIISSIFRPNQVFFKWYGGLHRKMLGMVNHFFVQDDDSRQLLQNLGIDNVTVSGDTRFDRVWANAQQPKDLPLIAEFKNNQKLLVAGSSWPPDEDLLAQLITAYPDWKFIFAPHEIGDDKVSRLMNVLPADATVRFSQIANASKALSNYRVLVIDNIGMLSSLYQYGDAAYIGGGFGAGIHNTLEGAAFGLPVIFGPKYQKFREARELIALQAGFSINNQEELNSIAAKVLGDAGFRNAAGDKARNYVANKIGATEAIVGYIIRED; this is translated from the coding sequence ATGTTATTGATCTACAACATAGCAAACTATATTTATTATCTACTCATCAAGCTGGTATCTTTTTTTAACAAAAAAGCCGCACAATGGATTGATGGGCGTAAAAATCAAGCTGTTAACACCCATCAAAACAGCATCTGGTTCCATTTTGCATCATTGGGCGAGTTTGAGCAGGGGCGTCCCGTGCTGGAACGTTTAAAAATTGTTTATCCTGACCGTCCTATAGTAATCTCGTTCTTTTCACCCTCTGGTTATGAGATCAGAAAGAACACCCCGCTGGCCGATGCTGTATATTATTTACCGCTGGATACCCGTGCCAACGCCCGCCGGTTTATAGCCGCCATTAACCCAAGCATGGCTATTTTTACCAAATACGAGTATTGGTACTATTATTTTAACGAGCTGCAAAAACAGCAGGTGCCCCTATATATCATCTCCAGCATCTTTCGCCCCAACCAGGTGTTTTTTAAATGGTATGGCGGCCTGCACCGCAAAATGTTGGGCATGGTCAATCATTTCTTTGTTCAGGATGATGATAGCCGGCAATTACTGCAAAATCTTGGCATTGACAATGTAACCGTTAGTGGCGATACCCGGTTTGACCGCGTTTGGGCCAACGCCCAGCAGCCCAAAGACCTGCCACTGATAGCCGAGTTTAAAAACAACCAAAAGTTGCTGGTAGCCGGTAGCTCGTGGCCGCCGGATGAAGATCTGCTGGCACAACTGATTACTGCTTATCCCGATTGGAAATTCATCTTCGCACCGCACGAGATTGGGGACGACAAAGTGAGCCGATTAATGAATGTACTTCCTGCTGATGCAACCGTTCGCTTCTCGCAGATCGCAAATGCATCGAAAGCGCTTTCTAATTACCGCGTGCTGGTAATTGATAACATTGGCATGCTGTCATCACTCTACCAATATGGCGATGCCGCTTACATTGGCGGAGGCTTTGGCGCGGGCATCCACAATACACTGGAAGGCGCAGCTTTTGGCCTACCGGTTATCTTCGGACCCAAATATCAAAAGTTTCGCGAAGCACGCGAGCTGATTGCCTTACAGGCTGGCTTTAGTATCAATAATCAGGAAGAGCTAAATAGTATTGCCGCCAAGGTTTTAGGCGATGCCGGTTTTAGAAATGCTGCAGGAGATAAAGCCCGCAATTATGTGGCAAATAAGATTGGGGCAACCGAGGCGATTGTGGGGTATATTATCCGAGAAGACTAG